TATCGGAACAGGTGGAACTATCACAGGCGTTGGCGAGTATCTGAAGGAGAAGAATCCAGATGTAAAGGTCATCGCTGTTGAGCCTGCCACATCACCAGTCCTCTCAAAGGGCGTTTCAGGAGCACACAAGATACAGGGAATCGGTGCAGGATTTGTTCCTGACACACTTAACACAAAGGTATATGACGAGATCATCGCCGTTGAGAATGATGACGCATTTGCAGCAGCAAAGGAAATCGCATCAGCAGAGGGAATCCTCGTAGGAATCTCATCAGGTGCAGCTTACTTTGCAGCAAAGCAGATCGCAGAGCGCCCTGAGTATGCAGGCAAGAACATCGTAGTACTTCTTCCAGACAGTGGAGACAGATATTACTCAACTCCGTTATTCGGCTAAATGGATATAAAGTAATTGCTGTGATATAGAATTTATACTAATGTAGCCCCGCCGCATTGGGATGATGCGGTGGGGTTTTGTGTGCAAAAATGTTGTATGATAATATACAAACAATGTAGTTCAAGTTATTGGAAACAAGTTCAAAATATGATATAATTGAACTTAAAAATATGGGATGAACTTGTAAGGAGATTTTTATGAGAAAGTTTAATTATAAGAATTTAGCTGAAAAATGCTGGGATAATGATATACTGCTTTTATGCTCAAGAATTCATGAGAGTAAGGGAAGGCAGGAGCTTTTTGTACGCCAGAAACCTGCACAACTTGAACGTTTGGTTGAAATATCCAAAATCCAAAGTACTGAGGCTTCCAATAGGATTGAAGGAATTGTCACAACAAGTACACGAATTAAGAAGTTGTTTGAGGAAAAGACAACTCCAAAGAACAGGGATGAAAAAGAGATTCTTGGTTATAGAGATGTGCTTAATACGATTCATGAAAGCCATGATTATATTGATGTAAGTCCAAATCACATTTTGCAGCTACATAGGGATTTGCTAAAGCATGCAGGAATAACTTATGGTGGCAGTTTTAAGAGTGTACAAAATTATATAAAGGAAACAAAGCCAGATGGGACGGAAGTGATAAGATTTATGCCGCTTGCACCATACGAGACGCCTGAGGCAATAGGACTGATATGTAAAAGTTACTGTGAAACCATTGCCTTAGAGATAGTGGATCCGCTTATTTTAATTCCGGCATTTATTTGTGACTTTCTGTGTATTCACCCATTTAATGATGGCAATGGAAGAATGAGTAGATTACTCACGTTACTTTTACTATATAAGAGCGGATATGAAGTTGGAAAATATATTAGTATTGAGAGACAAATAGAGAAGACTAAGGATGTTTATTATGATGTACTCCAGGAAATAGATCGTGGATGGCATGAAGAAATGAATGATCCGACACCGTTTATCAAGTATATGCTCCAGATGGTTCTTGCCTGTTATAAGGAATTTGAAGAGCGTGTAGGTATTATGGATGATGTGGGAGTAAAGAGTTCCACATATGATATAGTTAAGTCTTATGTTGATAATAAGCTTGGCAAGTTCACTGCTGCTGACGTGCTTGCAAATTGTCCTAGTGTTGGACGTACTTCTGTGTTTAATGCTCTTAAAAAATTAACTAGTGAGGGGTATGTTGAAAAACATGGGGAGAGACAAAAAGCTTTTTATGTAAAGAAAATGACCGGCCAATGGTAGTGTAAGAAAATATTTGTGGGGAGAACATACAAATGATGTGGGCATTTATTTTTATATTTATGTTTGCGGCGTTCATAGCCGCATGTATATATCTTATCACAAGGGTCAGAAAAATTGCATTGGTAGATAAGCTGGCGAAGGACAGAAAGTGGCTTAGCATTCTTATCAGTGCGCTGACCTGTGTTGTCTTCATAGTAGTTTTAAGTCTGGCTATGGGGTATATCAACGCAATCATAGTCACGATCTACATGATATTGTTCTGGCTTGTCTGTGAGTTCGCATTCTGGCTGGTGGGTAAGGTGAAGAACAGAATGAAATCAACGGCGGGTGAGACAACTGAGAGCAATATAATTAAGAACAATGCAGAGAGCAGCGTAAAACCTAAAAAAAGAAAGATATATTATGCAGGTGTGACCGCTATAATCATTACAATCGTATACATGTCGTGGGGCTGGTATCAGGCTCATAACGTGTGGCAGAAGGACTACACGATACATACCGACAAAGCGGTCGGCAGTATAAAGCTTGCGCTTATCGCAGATTCCCACACGGGAACAACATTTGACGGTGAGGGATTTGCAGAGCATGTGAAGGCGATACAGGCACAGGATCCTGATGCTGTGCTGATAGCAGGCGATTTTGTGGATGATGATACGAGCCTTATTGATATGAAGAAGTGTTGCGAGGCGCTTGGAACCCTGGACACTAAGTACGGCGTATATTATGTGTTTGGCAATCACGACAAGGGGTATTACGCATCCGAGCGCAGGGATTATGATGGAGATGATATCATAGCTGAGCTTGAGAAGAATGGAGTTGCAGTACTTCAGGACGAGACTGTGCTGCTGGGCGACAGCTTTTACATAATAGGCAGACAGGATCTGTCCGAGGTGACGGACCGCGGCGGCAGCAGAGCTGACATAGAGGATCTGGTGAAGGATCTTGACGATGACAAATATCAGATAGTCATGGATCACCAGCCTGCGGATTATGCAAATGAGAAGGCGTCGGGAGTTGATCTTGTACTTTCGGGACATACTCATGGTGGTCAGCTGTTTCTCATAAAACTGTTTCAGGAGATAACAGGCATGGGAGGAAATGACCAGATATATGGTCTGGAGAATATAGATGGCTCGGATTTCATCGTGACATCAGGAATATCTGATTGGGCGATCAAGTTCAAGACGGGGTGCAGGTCAGAGTATGTGATAATAGATATTCAAGGGAAGTGATCTACAAATATTAATCTTGCAGAAACGATGAAATCATAGTCATTGAATAGGATAAATATGAAAAGTATGTGAAACATACCATAAAGGGGTTGCACATGGAGTCCACTCCAGTGTTATAGTTAAGATATCTTAATTAGCTGTAATTGTCAGAATAGAAATATGACAGTTGCAGCTTGTTTGGATATCTTATTTTTATGTCTGAATGGGCTCTAAGTTTAATGTGTGTGGTAAAAATCACAGTAAGACAAAATAAAATGGAGCATGGTTCAGGAAAGGACATATACATTATGGGAAAAAAACTTGATATGCTAGTGGAATTTTTTAAGGCAGAGGATCTGATAGTTGGCATGCAGACATGGGCGAATACCTTGCCTGTAAAGTGGCTATGTTCAGGCAGTGTGATACGGTAATAATCAACAGGGATACCAACATGTATGACCGTGTGCGGGAGTCAGTTCCGGAAGGCGTGAAGGTGATTCTGTTTGGACAGAAACAGTATGATCATGACCCGGCAGATGCCGTGATAGGAAATGTGCAGATGGGAATGTCTGGACTTACATTTGAGCTTTCCTACAGAGGAAGAACTGATACTATACATACAAACCTGGTTGGAAAATTTAACGCTGAGAATATAACGGCTGCAGCACTGGCTGCTCTTGAGCTGGGGGTGGATATTGATACAGTTAAGAGTTCGGTTAAGGAGCTTTTTATCCCAGGACGATTGAATTTTGTTGAGGCGAATGGAAGACACGTTATCATAGATTATGCGCACAATCATATGAGCTATAGCAGTCTTTTCCGGACCATCAGAAGTATATATCCAACTGACAGACTTACGGCATTGGTTGGTGCTATGGGAGACAAGGCATTTGGCAGAAGGCGGGAGGCTGGGCAGATGACAAATGTATATGCAGACCGGGTGGTGATAACAGAGCAGGATTCAGGCAGTGAGCATCCGGCGAAGATTGGCAGTGAGATAGCCAGATATGTGCATAAACTATGTAAGATAGTGCCAAGACGTGAGGCTGCGATCAGGTATATACTTGATAAGTCTGATCCTGGAGATGTGATCGTTCTCACAGGAAAGGGAGCTGAGAAAACACTGCGTGTTGGAAGAAATTCCGTGAGACCGTATGCCGGCGATCTGGAGATAGTGAAAGCGTGGCTTCGTACAGATATGACAATAGATGCAAAATAAAGCTGATTATGCTTGTATTTTTTTCGTTAGATTGTTAATCTATTGTACGAAACAGGAGATCAGCCGCCACGGCAGCAGCTGATTGCCGGTGCATTTAAGATAGTGGGCAGATTGGGATAAGACTGATCTGAATGAATTGATATTAGGGGAAAAGGGATATAAGACTATGAAAAAACTATCAGATAGACAGAAAACACTTATAAAATGGTTGTGTGTGCTGGTGCTGGTCGGACTTATCATATATGTGTTCCGTGACATGGCAGGTCCTATAATGTCGCAGCTTGTAAAGACAAGTCCTGTGGTCGTGGCAGCTATTCTCGGAGCGACGCTTTTATACGGAGTGATAGAGAGCTGCATAACGTTTATCCTCATGCGACAGGTGGAGAACAATATGACATTTTTCGATGCAAATATTATGACGTATTTTGTGTCATTTTACAGGGTGTCAACGCTTGGAAGCGGTACCATAGTGGCATCCACATTGTTCATGAAACACTGCGGAATACAGCCGTCGAAAGCGCTTGGTCTGTACTCTATTGATTATGCGATACACAAAATGACCATATGCGTTATGGCGGTGGCATTGTTTCTTGCAAACAGAGAATATATGCTTGGAGTATTCGGCAAATACAGTTCATATGTTGTCCTTGGAGTTATAGCGACCATACTCATAACGGTGGCGATAGTGCTCTTTGCGTGCTGGCCACCGTTTCACAGATTTCTCAGATGGCTTCTCGAAAAAGCTAATGCTTTGTTTAAAGGGCGATTTGCAAAGCTGATTGACAGTTTAAGTGAGCAGACAGCTATGATGGAGGATGCCACCAGGGTTGTACTTAAGAAACCGTGGCTTATAGTGGTAGTCATGCTGCTTGATATATGCAAGTTCGCGTGCTGGTTTGCCATACCTTATATAGTGTGTCACAACCTGTGTGATATGAATATTGTCACGTCAATAGG
This sequence is a window from Coprococcus eutactus. Protein-coding genes within it:
- a CDS encoding lysylphosphatidylglycerol synthase transmembrane domain-containing protein translates to MKKLSDRQKTLIKWLCVLVLVGLIIYVFRDMAGPIMSQLVKTSPVVVAAILGATLLYGVIESCITFILMRQVENNMTFFDANIMTYFVSFYRVSTLGSGTIVASTLFMKHCGIQPSKALGLYSIDYAIHKMTICVMAVALFLANREYMLGVFGKYSSYVVLGVIATILITVAIVLFACWPPFHRFLRWLLEKANALFKGRFAKLIDSLSEQTAMMEDATRVVLKKPWLIVVVMLLDICKFACWFAIPYIVCHNLCDMNIVTSIGITAMSVMLAAVIPMPGGIGSSELVMTAIYSGLVGSAAAGAMALLYRFATFMFPFIIGAFTAIFFKRFKRYKAAQNEK
- a CDS encoding metallophosphoesterase; this encodes MMWAFIFIFMFAAFIAACIYLITRVRKIALVDKLAKDRKWLSILISALTCVVFIVVLSLAMGYINAIIVTIYMILFWLVCEFAFWLVGKVKNRMKSTAGETTESNIIKNNAESSVKPKKRKIYYAGVTAIIITIVYMSWGWYQAHNVWQKDYTIHTDKAVGSIKLALIADSHTGTTFDGEGFAEHVKAIQAQDPDAVLIAGDFVDDDTSLIDMKKCCEALGTLDTKYGVYYVFGNHDKGYYASERRDYDGDDIIAELEKNGVAVLQDETVLLGDSFYIIGRQDLSEVTDRGGSRADIEDLVKDLDDDKYQIVMDHQPADYANEKASGVDLVLSGHTHGGQLFLIKLFQEITGMGGNDQIYGLENIDGSDFIVTSGISDWAIKFKTGCRSEYVIIDIQGK
- a CDS encoding Fic family protein → MRKFNYKNLAEKCWDNDILLLCSRIHESKGRQELFVRQKPAQLERLVEISKIQSTEASNRIEGIVTTSTRIKKLFEEKTTPKNRDEKEILGYRDVLNTIHESHDYIDVSPNHILQLHRDLLKHAGITYGGSFKSVQNYIKETKPDGTEVIRFMPLAPYETPEAIGLICKSYCETIALEIVDPLILIPAFICDFLCIHPFNDGNGRMSRLLTLLLLYKSGYEVGKYISIERQIEKTKDVYYDVLQEIDRGWHEEMNDPTPFIKYMLQMVLACYKEFEERVGIMDDVGVKSSTYDIVKSYVDNKLGKFTAADVLANCPSVGRTSVFNALKKLTSEGYVEKHGERQKAFYVKKMTGQW
- a CDS encoding glutamate ligase domain-containing protein yields the protein MGEYLACKVAMFRQCDTVIINRDTNMYDRVRESVPEGVKVILFGQKQYDHDPADAVIGNVQMGMSGLTFELSYRGRTDTIHTNLVGKFNAENITAAALAALELGVDIDTVKSSVKELFIPGRLNFVEANGRHVIIDYAHNHMSYSSLFRTIRSIYPTDRLTALVGAMGDKAFGRRREAGQMTNVYADRVVITEQDSGSEHPAKIGSEIARYVHKLCKIVPRREAAIRYILDKSDPGDVIVLTGKGAEKTLRVGRNSVRPYAGDLEIVKAWLRTDMTIDAK